One genomic segment of Streptomyces sp. TLI_146 includes these proteins:
- the secF gene encoding protein translocase subunit SecF — MSRLGHLGARLYRGEVGYDFVGKRKIWYGISILITITAIVGLAVRGLTMGIEFEGGAVFTTPKTSASVAHAEEVAEKASGHDAIVQKLGNKGLRIQISGIDTNKSDSIKTELSRELKVPAEDINADLVGPSWGDQIANKAWTGLIVFMILVVIYLAIAFEWRMALAALVALIHDITITVGVYALVGFEVTPGTVIGLLTILGYSLYDTVVVFDGLKEGQRGLTKQTRLTYSEMANKSLNGTLVRSINTTVVALLPVAGLLFIGGGVLGAGMLNDISLSLFVGLAAGAYSSIFIATPLVADLKERDPQMKALKKRVLAKRAAAAAKGETGEPQDAEPQDEAEAETAGAVVGQRRQPSRNNRGKRR; from the coding sequence ATGTCGCGACTCGGTCATCTCGGCGCCCGGCTCTACCGCGGTGAGGTCGGCTACGACTTCGTCGGCAAGCGGAAGATCTGGTACGGCATCTCGATCCTGATCACCATCACGGCCATCGTGGGCCTGGCGGTGCGGGGTCTGACGATGGGCATCGAGTTCGAGGGCGGTGCCGTCTTCACCACCCCGAAGACCAGCGCCTCGGTCGCCCACGCGGAGGAGGTCGCGGAGAAGGCCTCCGGCCACGACGCGATCGTGCAGAAGCTCGGCAACAAGGGCCTGCGCATCCAGATCAGCGGGATCGACACCAACAAGTCGGACTCGATCAAGACCGAGCTCTCCAGGGAGCTCAAGGTCCCGGCCGAGGACATCAACGCCGACCTCGTCGGTCCCAGCTGGGGCGACCAGATCGCCAACAAGGCGTGGACCGGTCTGATCGTGTTCATGATCCTCGTGGTGATCTATCTGGCGATCGCCTTCGAGTGGCGTATGGCGCTCGCGGCCCTGGTCGCGCTGATCCACGACATCACGATCACCGTCGGCGTCTACGCGCTGGTCGGCTTCGAGGTCACCCCGGGCACCGTGATCGGTCTGCTGACCATCCTCGGTTACTCCCTCTACGACACCGTCGTCGTCTTCGACGGTCTCAAGGAGGGCCAGCGGGGCCTCACCAAGCAGACCAGGCTCACCTACAGCGAGATGGCGAACAAGAGCCTCAACGGCACCCTGGTGCGTTCCATCAACACCACGGTCGTCGCGCTGCTCCCGGTGGCGGGCCTGCTGTTCATCGGTGGCGGCGTCCTCGGCGCCGGCATGCTGAACGACATCTCGCTGTCGCTGTTCGTCGGCCTCGCGGCCGGTGCGTACTCCTCGATCTTCATCGCCACCCCGCTGGTCGCGGACCTCAAGGAGCGCGACCCGCAGATGAAGGCCCTCAAGAAGCGGGTGCTCGCCAAGCGGGCCGCCGCCGCTGCCAAGGGCGAGACGGGCGAGCCGCAGGACGCCGAGCCGCAGGACGAGGCCGAGGCCGAGACCGCCGGCGCGGTCGTCGGCCAGCGCCGCCAGCCGTCCCGCAACAACCGGGGGAAGCGCCGATGA
- a CDS encoding adenine phosphoribosyltransferase — MTVSTQELLLSRIRDVPDYPKPGVLFKDITPLLADPLAFTALTDALAELCVRHGATKIVGLEARGFILAAPVAVRAGIGFIPVRKAGKLPGATLSQAYELEYGTAEIEVHAEDLAAGDRVMVIDDVLATGGTAEASLELIRRAGAEVAGVAVLMELGFLAGRNRLEPALRGAPLEALITL, encoded by the coding sequence ATGACGGTCTCCACCCAGGAGCTGCTGCTCAGCCGCATCCGTGACGTACCGGACTACCCGAAGCCGGGCGTGCTGTTCAAGGACATCACGCCGCTGCTCGCGGACCCGCTGGCGTTCACGGCCCTGACCGACGCCCTCGCCGAGCTGTGCGTACGGCACGGGGCGACGAAGATCGTCGGTCTGGAGGCGCGCGGCTTCATCCTGGCGGCCCCCGTCGCGGTCCGCGCCGGAATCGGCTTCATCCCCGTGCGCAAGGCGGGCAAGCTCCCCGGAGCGACGCTCTCGCAGGCGTACGAGCTGGAGTACGGCACGGCGGAGATCGAGGTGCACGCCGAGGACCTGGCCGCGGGCGACCGCGTCATGGTCATCGACGACGTCCTCGCGACCGGCGGCACGGCCGAGGCCTCCCTGGAGCTGATCCGGCGGGCCGGGGCCGAGGTGGCCGGAGTGGCGGTCCTGATGGAGCTCGGCTTCCTGGCCGGGCGCAACCGGCTGGAACCCGCCTTGCGCGGGGCCCCGCTGGAGGCACTCATCACGCTCTGA
- a CDS encoding bifunctional (p)ppGpp synthetase/guanosine-3',5'-bis(diphosphate) 3'-pyrophosphohydrolase, with product MPDEAQPLSAERPDQQAEQATAAPAAPQQPVAEPKPPTPQRPLAAAPAPKPTAPASPVSRSAGSSNRVRARLARLGVQRSSAYNPVLEPLLRIVRSNDPKIETATLRQVEKAYQVAERWHRGQKRKSGDPYITHPLAVTTILAELGMDPATLMAGLLHDTVEDTEYGLDTLRRDFGDQVALLVDGVTKLDRVQFGDAAQAETVRKMVVAMAKDPRVLVIKLADRLHNMRTMRYLKREKQEKKARETLEIYAPLAHRLGMNTIKWELEDLAFAILYPKMYDEIVRLVAERAPKRDEYLAIVTDEVQSDLRAARIKATVTGRPKHYYSVYQKMIVRGRDFAEIYDLVGIRVLVDTVRDCYAALGTVHARWNPVPGRFKDYIAMPKFNMYQSLHTTVIGPNGKPVELQIRTFDMHRRAEYGIAAHWKYKQEAVAGASKVRTDVPKKAGKDDHINDMAWLRQLLDWQKETEDPSEFLESLRFDLSRNEVFVFTPKGDVIALPAGATPVDFAYAVHTEVGHRTIGARVNGRLVPLESTLDNGDLVEVFTSKAAGAGPSRDWLGFVKSPRARNKIRGWFSKERRDEAIEQGKDAIARAMRKQNLPIQRILTGDSLVTLAHEMRYPDISSLYAAIGEGHVAAQGVVQKLVQALGGEEAANEDIAESAPPSRGRSKRRANADPGVVVKGVDDVWVKLARCCTPVPGDPIIGFVTRGSGVSVHRADCVNVDSLSQQPERILEVEWAPTQSSVFLVAIQVEALDRSRLLSDVTRVLSDQHVNILSAAVQTSRDRVATSRFTFEMGDPKHLGHVLKAVRGVEGVYDVYRVTSARRP from the coding sequence TTGCCAGACGAGGCCCAGCCACTCTCCGCCGAGCGGCCCGACCAGCAGGCCGAGCAGGCCACGGCGGCCCCCGCCGCGCCCCAGCAGCCGGTGGCGGAGCCCAAGCCCCCCACGCCCCAGCGGCCCCTCGCCGCGGCCCCGGCCCCCAAGCCCACGGCCCCCGCGAGCCCGGTGTCCCGCTCGGCCGGCTCCTCCAACCGCGTCCGCGCCCGGCTCGCCCGCCTCGGTGTGCAGCGCTCCTCCGCGTACAACCCGGTCCTGGAGCCGCTGCTGCGGATAGTGCGCAGCAACGACCCGAAGATCGAGACCGCCACGCTGCGCCAGGTCGAGAAGGCCTACCAGGTCGCCGAGCGCTGGCACCGCGGCCAGAAGCGCAAGAGCGGCGACCCGTACATCACGCATCCGCTCGCCGTCACCACCATCCTGGCCGAGCTGGGCATGGACCCGGCGACCCTGATGGCCGGGCTGCTCCACGACACCGTCGAGGACACCGAGTACGGCCTGGACACCCTGCGCCGCGACTTCGGCGACCAGGTCGCCCTGCTCGTCGACGGCGTCACCAAGCTCGACCGGGTCCAGTTCGGCGACGCCGCGCAGGCCGAGACCGTGCGCAAGATGGTCGTCGCCATGGCCAAGGACCCGCGCGTCCTGGTCATCAAGCTCGCCGACCGCCTGCACAACATGCGCACCATGCGCTACCTCAAGCGGGAGAAGCAGGAGAAGAAGGCCCGCGAGACCCTGGAGATCTACGCTCCGCTGGCCCACCGCCTGGGCATGAACACCATCAAGTGGGAGCTGGAGGACCTCGCCTTCGCGATCCTCTACCCCAAGATGTACGACGAGATCGTCCGGCTGGTCGCCGAGCGGGCGCCCAAGCGCGACGAGTACCTGGCCATAGTGACCGACGAGGTCCAGTCCGACCTGCGCGCGGCCCGGATCAAGGCCACCGTCACCGGCCGCCCCAAGCACTACTACAGCGTCTACCAGAAAATGATCGTCCGCGGCCGTGACTTCGCGGAGATCTACGACCTGGTGGGCATCCGCGTCCTGGTGGACACGGTCCGCGACTGCTACGCGGCGCTGGGCACGGTCCACGCCCGCTGGAACCCGGTTCCGGGGCGGTTCAAGGACTACATCGCGATGCCCAAGTTCAACATGTACCAGTCGCTGCACACGACGGTCATCGGCCCCAACGGCAAGCCCGTCGAGCTGCAGATCCGTACGTTCGACATGCACCGGCGCGCCGAGTACGGCATCGCCGCGCACTGGAAGTACAAGCAGGAGGCCGTCGCCGGAGCCTCCAAGGTGCGCACCGACGTACCGAAGAAGGCCGGCAAGGACGACCACATCAACGACATGGCGTGGCTGCGCCAGCTGCTCGACTGGCAGAAGGAGACCGAGGACCCCAGCGAGTTCCTGGAGTCCCTGCGCTTCGACCTCTCCCGCAACGAGGTCTTCGTCTTCACCCCCAAGGGCGACGTCATAGCGCTTCCGGCGGGTGCCACGCCGGTGGACTTCGCGTACGCGGTGCACACCGAGGTCGGCCACCGCACGATAGGCGCACGCGTCAACGGACGGCTCGTGCCGCTCGAATCCACCCTGGACAACGGCGACCTGGTGGAGGTCTTCACCTCCAAGGCGGCCGGCGCCGGACCCTCGCGCGACTGGCTGGGCTTCGTCAAGTCGCCGCGGGCCCGCAACAAGATCCGCGGCTGGTTCTCCAAGGAGCGCCGCGACGAGGCGATCGAGCAGGGCAAGGACGCCATCGCGCGCGCCATGCGCAAGCAGAACCTGCCGATCCAGCGCATCCTGACCGGCGACTCCCTGGTCACCCTCGCGCACGAGATGCGCTACCCCGACATCTCGTCGCTCTACGCGGCGATCGGCGAGGGCCATGTGGCCGCGCAGGGCGTCGTGCAGAAGCTGGTGCAGGCGCTCGGCGGCGAGGAGGCGGCCAACGAGGACATCGCCGAGTCGGCGCCGCCCTCGCGCGGCCGCAGCAAGCGCCGCGCCAACGCCGACCCGGGCGTGGTGGTCAAGGGCGTCGACGACGTGTGGGTCAAGCTGGCCCGCTGCTGTACGCCCGTCCCCGGCGACCCGATCATCGGCTTCGTGACGCGCGGCAGCGGCGTCTCGGTGCACCGCGCGGACTGCGTCAACGTCGACTCGCTCTCGCAGCAGCCGGAGCGGATCCTCGAAGTCGAGTGGGCGCCCACCCAGTCGTCGGTCTTCCTGGTCGCCATCCAGGTGGAGGCACTCGACCGCTCCCGGCTCCTCTCCGACGTCACCCGCGTCCTGTCCGACCAGCACGTCAACATCCTGTCGGCGGCCGTCCAGACGTCCCGCGACCGGGTCGCCACGTCCCGCTTCACCTTCGAGATGGGCGACCCCAAGCACCTCGGCCATGTCCTGAAGGCGGTCAGGGGAGTGGAGGGCGTCTACGACGTCTACCGGGTGACGTCGGCGCGCAGGCCCTGA
- a CDS encoding serine/threonine-protein kinase, producing MAEPTLIGGRFAVLRRLGAGGMGEVYEALDTALDRRVAVKLIRSALLSEESGARFAREARALARIDHPNVVTVYEAGVQDDVPYLVMELLEGVGLQQLLRERGPQDEATVRAVAAGVCRALAAVHEAGMVHRDVKPSNIQLTRTGRVALHDFGIAQQHDSTAITQSGLVVGTPAYMAPEQVRGAPSGRQSDMYALGSCVYEMLTGAPPFAADSMHAVMFRIAQEPAPPLHGSPGIPDDLADLVDALLRKDPADRPDAQTVIALLRCPADADALVAAAVTGELRERALESFASPPEVVFDVPPVTGEPSAAAAREAPPWQLPQPDQPLALSSGTRGQILRAMSPEAAEARQREAVNLVLRGSLEEAVQLLAVVAEVWRTIHGPDHPATLTCAYWQGVCLARLGAAGEAVAKFSTVSAASHRALTQQQLARLAPGAEPHPPDER from the coding sequence ATGGCGGAGCCAACCTTGATCGGCGGGCGGTTCGCGGTGCTGCGGCGCCTGGGAGCCGGCGGCATGGGCGAGGTCTACGAGGCGCTGGACACGGCCCTCGACCGCCGGGTCGCCGTCAAGCTCATCCGCTCCGCGCTCCTGTCCGAGGAGTCGGGCGCGCGGTTCGCCCGGGAGGCGCGGGCGCTGGCCAGGATCGACCACCCCAACGTGGTCACCGTGTACGAGGCGGGGGTCCAGGACGACGTCCCCTACCTGGTCATGGAGCTGCTGGAGGGGGTCGGTCTCCAGCAGCTGCTCCGGGAGCGCGGGCCGCAGGACGAGGCGACGGTACGGGCGGTGGCCGCCGGGGTCTGCCGGGCACTCGCGGCCGTGCACGAGGCCGGCATGGTGCACCGGGACGTCAAGCCCAGCAACATCCAGCTCACCAGGACGGGCCGGGTGGCCCTGCACGACTTCGGCATCGCCCAGCAGCACGACTCCACGGCGATCACCCAGTCCGGCCTCGTCGTCGGCACGCCCGCCTACATGGCGCCCGAGCAGGTCAGGGGCGCGCCGTCCGGACGGCAGTCCGACATGTACGCCCTGGGCAGCTGCGTCTACGAGATGCTGACCGGCGCTCCGCCGTTCGCGGCGGATTCGATGCACGCCGTCATGTTCCGCATCGCCCAGGAACCGGCGCCGCCTCTGCACGGCAGCCCAGGGATCCCGGACGACCTCGCGGACCTGGTCGACGCGCTGCTGCGCAAGGATCCGGCCGACCGGCCCGACGCCCAGACGGTCATCGCCCTGCTGCGCTGCCCCGCGGACGCCGACGCACTGGTCGCGGCGGCCGTCACGGGGGAGCTTCGCGAACGGGCCCTGGAGTCCTTCGCCTCGCCCCCCGAGGTCGTGTTCGACGTCCCCCCGGTGACCGGGGAGCCGTCGGCGGCCGCGGCGCGGGAGGCGCCCCCGTGGCAGCTGCCGCAGCCCGACCAGCCGCTCGCCCTCAGCAGCGGCACCCGCGGCCAGATCCTGCGGGCCATGTCGCCCGAGGCCGCCGAGGCCCGCCAGCGCGAAGCGGTCAACCTCGTCCTGCGGGGCTCCCTCGAAGAGGCCGTGCAGCTCCTCGCCGTGGTCGCCGAGGTCTGGCGCACCATCCACGGCCCCGACCACCCGGCCACCCTCACCTGCGCCTACTGGCAGGGGGTCTGCCTCGCCCGGCTCGGCGCCGCCGGGGAGGCGGTCGCCAAGTTCTCGACCGTGTCCGCCGCTTCCCACCGCGCCCTCACCCAGCAGCAGCTCGCCCGGCTCGCCCCGGGCGCCGAACCGCATCCTCCGGACGAAAGGTGA